In Kaistella faecalis, a genomic segment contains:
- a CDS encoding ABC transporter ATP-binding protein gives MVVIKDLHKSYDTGKSKLHVLKGINLSIGEGEFVSIMGSSGSGKSTLLNIIGILDEKDTGVYNLDGIPIEDLSEVKAAEYRSKFLGFIFQSFNLIGYKTALENVALPLYYQNVSRKERNQRALEYLEKVGLAEWATHLPNELSGGQKQRVAIARALITDPKIILADEPTGALDSKTTYDIMKLLQEINREGKTIIVVTHEPDVAAETKRNVILKDGIIESDEFITQRVLA, from the coding sequence ATGGTAGTAATAAAGGACTTACATAAATCTTACGATACAGGAAAGAGCAAACTTCACGTTCTGAAAGGAATAAACCTAAGCATTGGCGAGGGAGAATTCGTTTCGATTATGGGAAGTTCGGGCTCCGGAAAATCTACACTCCTTAATATTATAGGGATTCTGGATGAAAAAGATACCGGAGTTTATAATCTGGACGGGATTCCGATCGAGGATTTATCTGAAGTTAAGGCTGCGGAATATCGAAGCAAATTTTTAGGATTTATTTTCCAGTCCTTCAACCTGATCGGTTACAAAACCGCACTCGAGAATGTTGCATTGCCACTTTACTATCAGAATGTTTCACGCAAAGAGCGTAATCAAAGAGCTCTGGAATATCTGGAAAAAGTAGGCCTTGCCGAATGGGCAACTCACCTGCCGAATGAACTGTCGGGTGGCCAGAAACAAAGGGTTGCCATTGCAAGAGCATTGATTACAGATCCAAAAATCATTCTTGCAGATGAACCTACCGGAGCCTTGGATTCTAAAACTACTTATGATATTATGAAACTGCTTCAGGAAATCAACCGCGAAGGAAAAACCATCATTGTAGTTACCCACGAACCCGATGTTGCTGCTGAAACCAAAAGAAACGTGATTTTAAAGGACGGAATCATCGAAAGTGACGAATTTATTACCCAACGCGTTCTCGCTTAA